The Acropora palmata chromosome 10, jaAcrPala1.3, whole genome shotgun sequence genome contains a region encoding:
- the LOC141894515 gene encoding adenosine receptor A3-like: MAFSNYSKLVANKETLTELLCSAELTEGIQNELQWISFVNILLSIITCFGNGTVLLALSKVSTLHRASKLLFRTLAATDFCVGVISQPLTIFSLMSQVHGQFNVCRYASTVRFLVSHVLCMVSLLSSAAINVDRLFALSLRLRYRQFVTLKRMYVIVTAFWVLSIAFSVLSLIGEKTTWFFTIVLLSCLIISGISYAKIFMLHHNQTQVNSLAVCQMQPNPVRTPNAEVYKKTVSTVFWVQIGLIVCYVPFMIIGLIIRKNQTVPIVLAWRCTGTLLFFNSSLNPFLYCWKMRSVKRAMKETVRKICCNRSSEFLTTSNTGISTINSNSVG; encoded by the coding sequence ATGGCATTTAGCAACTATTCCAAATTGGTGGCAAACAAGGAAACATTAACAGAGTTGCTTTGTTCAGCAGAGCTCACAGAAGGGATACAAAACGAACTGCAATGGAtttcatttgtaaatattCTTCTATCCATCATAACGTGTTTTGGAAATGGAACGGTTCTACTAGCTCTTTCGAAGGTGTCTACACTTCACCGAGCATCTAAGCTCTTGTTCCGTACTCTGGCTGCAACCGATTTTTGTGTTGGTGTCATTTCACAGCCTCTAACTATTTTCTCTTTGATGTCACAAGTTCATGGACAATTCAACGTTTGTCGATACGCGAGTACCGTGCGTTTTTTGGTATCTCATGTGTTATGTATGGTGTCTCTGCTGTCATCAGCTGCCATAAACGTAGACAGACTTTTTGCTCTGTCCTTAAGACTAAGATACCGGCAATTTGTGACCTTAAAGCGAATGTATGTGATTGTGACTGCCTTCTGGGTTCTATCCATTGCATTTTCAGTGCTGTCCTTAATAGGCGAAAAGACAACATGGTTTTTTACTATAGTCCTGTTATCGTGTCTTATTATATCAGGTATCTCCtatgcaaaaatatttatgcTGCACCACAACCAAACCCAAGTAAACAGCCTTGCTGTCTGTCAAATGCAGCCAAATCCAGTTAGAACACCAAACGCCGAGGTGTACAAAAAGACAGTGTCTACTGTCTTTTGGGTACAGATAGGATTGATTGTGTGCTATGTTCCTTTCATGATTATTGGCCTCATCATCCGTAAGAATCAAACTGTACCTATTGTCCTTGCTTGGAGATGTACAGGGACTTTACTCTTTTTCAACTCTTCTTTAAACCCGTTTCTTTATTGCTGGAAAATGAGGTCAGTGAAGAGAGCAATGAAGGAAACTGTGAGGAAAATTTGTTGCAACAGAAGCAGCGAGTTCTTGACTACGTCTAACACTGGCATCTCGACCATAAATTCCAACAGTGTAGGTTAA